tagctgaccttcggaggtcccttccaactctgatattctatgactggaAATAGGGCTTTCTAGTCTTTCCTATGCAGCCCTTCCACAGAGCTAAGGGGAAATTCCACCCCAGACCATCCCCTTCTATTCACCTCCAAGAGGTGCTGCAGCTTCTCCAAGGTGGGGGGGTCTCTCTCAGCAGGCCCCTGAGCATGGCGTTCAGGCTCTTTAAATAGTTCTTGTGCAGAGGCTGCAAGAAGAGGGAGCACCTGTCAGACATGGGGCTACACCAGTCAGGGGACAATTAGGCAGATTCTTCAGGAGCCCTGGCAAGACTCAAAAGGCACATCCTGACCTCTCCCATTCACATCACTCCAGGGACACTTAGCAAGAGTTCATGGCCAGATGCCTGCTGCCTCTTCAATCCTTGCTCTTAGCAGTTCTCTGTGCAAGGCCTGGTACCCAGCAGACTACGGAACAGCCAAACTGTAATGAATGGAAGGTAGGATCCCCGGGAGAGTCCAGGCAGCAGATCAGATAATGAGGCGAGGAGGAAAGCCTGGGCTCAGCCACAGAGGGGTAACACAAAACCCCCCTGGAGGGAAGGGGCCCTCCCTGCCAGGGccggcaccagccgagcaagctcgtgcttggggcggcagattccaaggggcggcattcgCTGCTTCGGCCGCCCAcgcaggttttttttcttttttccttttggttcgctgctccagccgTCCTGTAAGGGGAGCAGTGCAGAGAggagtgccctgctgggagcggtgccaggtctgtagcaagcacggcagggcagcccgcgtccttccctgcCCGCTGCCCCGAGCAGCGCGGACCCCTCCTGGCAGGCGGCATGGAGAGCACCCCACTGAAAgaacccctggctgccccccttctctctcctcccccactgcccagggcacaTCTGCAGGGCCGGGAGTCCCCCTGCATCCGCGCTCCATCCGCCCTGCAGGCTTGTTcgtttcccttcctcccccccgaCTTTGCTGATCCAGCCACTCCGTCCAGGTTTTGAGGGCTGTGGCCGGGCAGGGGGGGCTGTGGTGGGGCTGTGTGAGGGAATGGGTTctgagggctgtggcagggcacGGGGGTGCCAgtggtgggggctgtggggggagggtttcAGTGATgtggcagggaatggggctgCAAGTGGAATGGGTTTTGAAGGGGTGTTTATGGCAGGGCACGGGGAGGAGTTgtgaggctgtgggaggggattGGGTTTGAGGCGGCCGTTGGCAGGGAATGGGGCTTGTGGGGGATGGCGGTGTTGAAAGGGCTTgtggcagggaatgggggctgtggggatgggTTTGAGGGCCATGTGGCAAGGgaatggggggctgtgggggactGGGTTTGAGGGCTGTAGAAGGGAATAGGGGACTGCGGGGGATGGGTTTTAGGGCTGTGGAAGGGAATAGGGGGCTGTGGCTACGGGATGGGTTTGAGGGGCTTTGTGGAAGGGAatagggggctgtgggtgggatggGTTTGAGGGCTGTGGCAAGGGAATAGGGGCTGTTGGGGATGGGTttgagggctgtgggaaggaaTAGGGGTCTGCGGTTGGATGGGTTTGAGGGCCGTGCGCAGggaatggggctgtggggggatggttGAGGGCCGTGGAGGGAATGGGGGCTGGGCGGGGATGGGTtgagggctgtggcaggaacTAGGTGTGCTGTGATGGGGCTGTGCGCGGGGATTGTCGTTTGAGGGCTGTGGAGGAATAGGGGTCTTGCGCGGGGATGGTTTGAGGAGTGGCAGGAATGGGGGCTGCGGGGGATGGGTTTGAGGGCGCGTGGCAGGGATATGGGAACTGCGCGGGGATGGGTTTGAGGGCTTGTGGAGGGAAATAGGGGGCATGTTGGGATAGGtttgaggctgtggcaggggacaTGGGGACCTGTGGGGGATGGGTTGAGGCCGTGGCagggcaatgggggctgtgggggatgggtttGAGGGCTGTGGAAGGCGAACTGTAGCGGGGCTTgcgggggatgggggatgggttTGAGGGCCGTGGCAGGGAATGGGGACCTGCGGGGGATGGGTTTGAGGGCTGTGGAAGGGAATAGGGGGCTGCGGGGGATGGGTttgagggctgtggcagggaacgAGGTGGCtgtgatggggctgtgggggatgggtttgagggctgtggcagggaatgggggagctGTGGCGGGGTCAGGGATGTGGTGGAGCAGACTGGGTCAGGGCATTCAGCGGTTAACCAAAAAGATGGTGATTTGCGCCCACCCAGGGACAATACTAACCCTATACTATCTACTTGGACCCTCAAAGGAACCCTTTCGGCGCTTCAAAGCTGTCCCTGCTGGCCTCAGTGCGTTCAGCTGATGGCCTGAAGAGCGCGCTGGCTGCGACACAAAAAGCCATGCTGGAGGCTCGGGCTTAATCCTCAGGGCCGAGCGCAAAACCTTCAGCCGGGCACGTTTTGCTCCCTTTCTGCCTCTGCCCAAGCAGCAAGGGAGAAATAGATAAGACATGCCGGCTctaaggggatgtctacactacccgctggattggtgggtagcgatcgatttattggggatcAATAGAGCatatctcatctagacacaatatatcgatccccaaactcgctcccgtcgactctggaactccaccagggtgagcggCGGTAGTGAAGTCGGcaggggagccgcggacatcgatttccgcaccgtgaggatgggaggtaagtcaaaataagagaCTTCGACTTCAGCTTCGCTATTCCCACAGCTGAAGTTGTGAATCTTACATCAATCCCACCATCTAGTGTGGGCCAGGCCGAAGACTGCCTCCGTCCCACTTCCCTGTTGGCTGCTGtgataaatgggggggggggggcgtagctcccttttgtggacacccagccagccagttagctataaagtctctcttggtggctgttctctgcttgttttacctgtaaagggttagtaGGCCTCTGATCAGACGAGCCAATGAGAGGACTTtttacaaattggaaaaaaaacccttccctttgtctgtctgtgagaAATCAAAATCATATCTGGAATTGCTGATTTGGAACTCAGATATGCAAGTAGATCAGAAAATGTGTAGAATGATGCGTGTCAGGGtttcttctccactctgaactctagggtacagatgttggGACCTGCAGGAAAGCCCCCTAAGCATAtctctaccagcttaggttaaaaccagGTACGCtgtcaccaccaagtgatttaacaagaaacagggaaaggaccacttggagttcctcttcccccaaaatatcttCCCAAACCCTTACACCCCCTTTcttgggaaggcttgagaataatatcctaaccaattggttacaaagtgatcaaagacctaAACCCCTgagtctttggacaatggaaaaatcagtcaagttcttaaaagaaggattttattaaaaagaaaatgtaaaaatcagctctgtaaaatcaggatggaaaatgactttacagggtaatcagattcaaagagcccagaggaaccctctctagccttaggttcaaagttacaacaaaacagggataaacttccctctagcaaaggtaaaattcacaagttgcgaaaacaaagataaactaatatgccttgcctggctgttacttacaagctTGAAATATGAGAGAggtgttcagaaagatttggagacaatggattgatgtctggtccctcttagtcccaagagcgaacacaagcaaaacaaagagcacaaacaaaagcctccacCCACCCcgcaagatttgaaaatatcttgccCCCTttttggtcctttgggtcaggtgtcagccaggttacctgagcttcttaaccctttacaggtaaaaagattttggtgcctctggccaggagggctgttcccttccctttttaGTTATGACAATACCAGTATAATGGCATCCGCTCTAGGGCTTTTACCGTGTAACTATTTAGCTCTAAAATCACTCCCCTAAATTAAATCGCTCAGTTGGTACAAAACTGATGCCTAGGTCAGAAAGCAagacaaaggggaggggaggtgtaaTCTTAAAAACAACCCCAACCTTTCAGACCTTCTTTATAGATCATAAAAAGAGCTAATGCTTCTACAGTGTTTTGAGCACATAAAGTGCTATCAAACGCCAAGTGTTAggatgattagaagagcacatgaATAAAAAAAGCTTCAAGTAATCGCATATTGTGAATCAATTCCAGTCTGGATAGTTGTATTCTGCCCACCTAAAATTCCCTTTCCAGTGGGCTAATGGTGagccctgcaccttgtgtcatcatgtatatatctatatcagTGCAAAGACCTACCACTCTGACTTGGGAGCATTTTCCACCCCTTTTGGCATGGGTGTAGCTCAGGTAATGAATTGGGCCCTCTGGTTTTTCTCTCGGACTGACCCACATCCCAACATAAGGTGCAGGGCCAATCATGAAAGAATAGTGTCGGGGaggcaaagggcctgattctgatctcatgtttGGTGTAACACAGAAGTAACTTGATGGATACCAATGTTGGgacattagtgtaaatgagaccaGAATCTAACTCTGTGGTTGCCTGGTAAATTTCATTCCCCATTCAGGGCAATTGCTTCCTCCTCCTAGTGGCGTAAGTGCTTTGCTCATTAAAATAGGacaaaaggaaaggggaaagaaatggtGACTGACAGAATAAGAAGCTTACGCCTGGAAAGCAGGACGGTCACATGAAACCTGGGATGATAAGAGCCAAGGTCAGCGAAGAGCAGGGCGCTTGGTGCCAAAGTTGCTCAGAGACAGAAAATGAGAGTGTgttgaagtgggactgttcttactgtggtctGCGAATGCTAAGTGGGAGGTGTTGGCCTGGGAGAAAGGTCTGCACTAGGAgatgggagactggccttgaggGAAGATGCTTGAGCAtataacatgagaacccaggaaggggttagaggccaggtgacacctctgcctgggaagctgaacaaaggctggagagtgagaggagtttcaggagctggctggggaatggaaGCACAAACAGGGCTCTGACCCCTcaagggggcagtggggctccTGGGACCCCGAGATAGACCTAATTGGAGAGGAgcctgttgtctgtgcctgcaaaacctgtcttggactgtgttcctgtcgtctaaataaacctgctttaccggctggctgagatttacagtgaattgcaggaagtcgggggtgcagggccttgactcccccacactccgtgacagagaTTGACACGCATCTCTTGCTGTTCTGCTTACATAttactctctctcctttcagtttccccttttttccAACTCCCCCCCCAcgaccccttccccctcccccagtcaacAGCTCATCTGCATGGGTCAACTTTCCTCTCATTCAGACTGATGCAACGCCACTGAGTTAATGCTGACCTTCAACAGTGTACGTGAGGAAAATCATGCCCCAAATCTCCTGCTAGCAAGAAGAGGTAACCCCTCAGCTGGTGCCATAGCTCCATCAGATCTGCCCCCTAATAGCTTTTCTGGAGGAACGGGAAAGGCCGTTAAATGTGGACTAGCAGATTCACAGTCATTTTTGTTAAGGTTAGCACTGCTGTCATGGCAGTCACCCAGGAGACATGGAAAAGAACAGAAGCTTCTGTCTCAGATGCTGAAGGCTGGACACAAGGACAGTTGGCGCTCTAGGCCCCTGGCTCCTGACTCATGCAATGGACTTGGGAGACCATCTCACTGTAGCTTTCTCATTCCCAGAGAGATGCTGCTCACGCTGCTTCAGCCTGTGGTACCAAGTACAGCGTATAACAGAGCTGCGTCATTTTTAAGGCCGGCCAGATTTGGAACAGactagaaagaaagaagaaaagatagGCTAGCATAGAGAAGTGGGGTGAAATGATGTACCAAGACAAAGACCGCAGGAATCTAAAACGtcagtgtgacaaagtggggattttcccttgttatgatGTATGTGTGTCTTACTGTTGAGCCTatgtgaattttactgttttgcatgaatactgtgtgtgcctcagtttccctgcatgCTGCACTAGTACCTTGGTGGTGGGAATAGGGGTGTGTAACTTTGGCTGAGACCTCTGGGGCAGGTGAGCCATGATATGACTGGTGCTCTTTGTAACCTGATACCCAGGAGGGGGAACTACACCCAGGTGACTCTTTGCCTGGGAAGCAAGACAAAGCCAAGGAGGCGGAGCAATGGGGAGTGTCGGAGGTAGGGTTGCTGGAAGCTAGGCAGTCTGCTCGGGAGGACTGGTAGAGGGGGACTCCAGAGCTTCtggatggacttggctgaaagtcactgatttctgtgctaacaagttctatTCTACCCACTGCATCCCTGTCAGctaataaatcttctgtttcactagctggctgagagtcactgctgactgctgagttggggtgcagggccccgtCTGGGTGGACTCGCTGCAGGAAGCGCACAGTGTGGAGGGGGATACTGAATGCTCCGAAGGCAGCTCCAGGAAGATCGAAGCTGTGTAAGCATCTTGCCCTGGAGAGTGCGCTCACAGAGCGAAGggtcccccagagtcctgactgacCTTGTATGGAGAAGTTCCAGAGCATAGCCTGAGGACTCGGTGATTTGGGGGACTCTGTGACAATCAGCTCAGATAATGTGAGATGCGCACCTTCTGAGAACAAAAAGTATCTCAGAGGTTCTTTAAGGTGCAATTACAAGTAGGTGAGGGATATTTCCCTACTTTAAGGTGTGCGTGATTGGGGGGAACcacagctctcccctcccccaaatttgAGCCTGTAAAATTGGGCAATCCCAGGCCCAAAATTAGCAACTGAGCCCTACCTCATCCCCTCACTGGCTGTGGGGCTAACCCCTGATTAGCAGAGGTAAGAGGTCTGCTCCCCAGTTGACATGCCAAGGTAGTAGCCCTAGGCTCTGCCAGCCAGGGGAGCCAGCGGAAGGGGGACAACAGCCACCTCTTGTCATCACAGCTAGCCAGAGGCAAGGATGGCCACATGAGAGGATGATCCTAAAATGGTCATCAAGGGGTTATCCAGAGTATTATGGCCTGGTGACATGCTTCATCCCATCCTGTTTAGTCAGTGGGGATTTTATCCCTGCCCCGTTGTAACTTGGGATGTGGCTGAAGGAAGCAGCAAGCTCCCAGCCTGCAGGGCAGGGAATAGGCTGGTTTCTGTTGCACAGAGCAGTCCCTTTATAGAAGggcaccagccagctccctgtCCTGTGTGCGTCGGGGGAGACTGGTGGGAGGTTGGGGACAGACACCCCTGTTAGGCTGGCCCCAAAGGTGAGACACAACATGCCTGGGACACACAGTGTGCTCCGGTAAGAAACACCCAGACTAAGCAGGATGGGGGGACACAAGCACTAAAGGAGACATAGTGCTGGGGAGGTACACAAACATTTATCTATCTATGTCCCACCAGCCATGGTGGGCCCTGTGGCACCATGGGAGTGACAGTGTCTCCTGTCTCCATTTCCTGTCAGCCACCGCCAGGCCCAGCTGGACTTCCCATTGCCGGTGCGAGTCCAGAAGCAGAAGTTGTCATGAGGTGGTGCCGTGAAGGGTGGTGCTGTTGTCAGGCGAAAGCAGGAGCAGTAGGTGGGGGTCCATGCCACCATGGGGAGGGGCCATCCTTGCTGTGAAAGGGCCCTGTCATTATGGGAGCTGTCAtctccctgccatgccatgctCTGCACCAGACCCAGCCTGTGGAGCTGAAGTAGGGAACTCCACACCTCAACACATCGGGCAGCCCATGGTCTCaattccccttctccctgccGCCACCCCACTCCATCAGTTACAGAACGGGAGGAAACTTTACTTCTGCTCACTGTTCCTGACTGGACTCTAACAGAGCGAGTACCAGAGCATCTTAACTTCCATTCATTGTTCCGATTGGACGCTAATAGACTCTTAACTTCCAAATTGGGGAAGAGAGTGTTTTTCCAGTGGCCATTTACCAGCAAGTGTATGTGATGGAGGCTTTACAGAGTAGGCACCTACTTCACTGCCTCAGCCTGTTTATCCTCTGGGGCGGACCAGACCTGGGATCCTGGCAGTCAGTGTCTCTTAGATGACTTATATAAGAACACAAGACAGGTCATACTAGGTCAAACcaatgttccatctagcccagtgtgctGCTGAGAGTGACCAGAGACAGATGCTACATAGGGAATGAATGTAACAGGATTGTTAATCTGAAAGCTGAAGGACTTCTACCTTTACCTTTTATTGTTGTAGATTCCAGCTTACCGCACCTTACCACATCTCCACCGAGGTATCTGGGCAAATCAGGTATGAACTAATCCTTCGATACAGACATGTCCCACTCCAGTTGAAGTGAGGCAAAGTTTGGGCCAATGTCAGTTTGGAATAGGCCCATTTAACCTGGCAGTTTTCTCAAAGGATCTGCTGTTGTAAACCGCATGTAGTATGGACGTGCAAACCCCAAAGGTATCAAACATGAAAGAAACATAAGGCCAGTTATGGTGAGGTTTCCATGGCCAGGCCTAAAGGTTAAACAGCTATGCTCTTACAGCTGCCTCCTCAAAAGGAAAAGGGGCCTCAGCACCCATAAAAATAACTGGTTGCAAAAATAAATCATCATACATCCATCACCATTTTAAATTCTGACATCTCCTGCCCAATGTGTCTTTGTTTAGCAAACAAGTGAATTGGGGAACTCTGTGGCTGTTACCCTGAAGTGTAAAAGATTACATATCTTGTCTCAAGCAATTTTCCTTTTAtcagaaaatttatttttaagtttatcaaaataaattccatttgaaatagaaataattacaGTCTATATTGGGTCTCTATTTTCATACATTCTATTTCTCTCACGTTCCCCTACTCTAATTCATTTGGAGTGGGGTTTTACTTTTCATGATTAGCCACTATTTCCTATATAGTAGGAGGGGGCGGGAAGAGAACCAGAAGAAAACCTGAATTATATTGTAACACTGAAAGTTATCACATAATCACCCTCTTACTTTACACTAATTAACTTCATGTTTAATTTAACTGTCACTGATAATTTATTCAAAGATTACAAAATATAAACCTATATGGCAATTTTCTCTTaattcccatttccacccagTGAGCTTTGCGTGAAGTCACATTCTACAATAACCTAGGAGCCTTCCATTTCTGTGAGTTCGTTTCTCCTTGGGTCTTCTCCCACAAGTGTAGGTGGAAGGCGTCTCACACTACGTGAGAAGGTTGCATCATGAGAAAAACCACCTGTGCTCTATTTTCATACTTTTTCATCTTTCAAAGTATCAGGAGGTGGAAAAGTGATAGAAATGCATTAGACTCAAAACAAAACTAAGAGACTAACCACAGACTCTGGACTCAGCATTCATGTATCCTGCAGTTTGAACTTGGAATCTGATACACTCCCCCACTGGCTACCATCATTTGCCCAGCATGGAAGTGCTTCTTGTCCAACAAGGTAGCCAGATTGGGACCCATAAGCACGGAACAGCTCTGAAGGAATCAGCtgtttctctctgtgcttcatgAAACTTTGGATCCAAATGGTAAATGACAGTTGTTCCCAATTTAATCATGGTGCCTTTAGGAGTGTGACCAATGCCACTTAACTAGGGAGCAGGGTTCTACAAATAGTTTACCCAGCttccacctctggggtgaaagtCAATCACTAGTACCAGCAATTTCTACCTGAGTTCTTGTCAAATCTTTGACCTGACTTGGAGTCATTTTACACTTCTTTGGCACAGAATTCTTCACCAACCACACAACATATCAGTAGCGAAAATGAGGTATAACTCCCTCAAATATGCCCATTTATTTCTTTAATCTGGTGACAGATTTAAATTAGGGACTAAATTCAGGTGTGGCTTAGAATCCCTGCAGGACAACAAATGTCAGGTAGGTATCTTTCTGCAGCTGTATCACATTCAACAAGAATTTAGCATTTTCTACACATTTGTAGCACCTCCCAGGGGTGAGCTAAACATTTTTCCCATCTCTACCTCGATAGGGATTGCATTTCCCTAATAATAGCAACATGCAGCTGATCAGGAAGGAAATATCTTCAGGAGTGACCCCCTGCAGGACCCGGGCCACAACTGCTTTGGGAGCCAAATACATGGTTATTTTGCTTAGTTCCAAGCCATTTACTAGGGAATCCCCTTTCCAGCCCTTTAGAGAAAATATTGACCTTATTGAACAACAGGGGGATTGGGATGGTGATGGGGAATAAGGGAATCCCTCTGACTTACCCTATTTTCTTCTGTTGTTACAGAGGGGAAATGCCATTTTTCCCTATCCCTGCCCTGTTCCTGCTCTTTGTTatagttcaatatattttaagtgaggGAAATGATAGTAAAAATATCTGTTCTTCAGCAAAACCTGAAACAACATCAAAGGACCTGGGAATGAAACAATTTGCTCCTTAAGGGGGAACTTGATGACTAACAATTGCTTTGAAATGGGGGAACAGTATAACTGTGATGCTCAGGGATTGTTTAGACTGGGAAAAGTGATGGAGATTAGGTCAGGTCAAGGGGAAAGTTAATATCAGCCATTGCACCTGGGCCGCATCTGCACTACAACTATAATTGTCTTTTTACACTAAGATCACTAACCTGAGCAGCCGATGCCACGTATCCTAGTGGATGTaaggcacaggtagtttttgCCTCAGTGTAGCTTGTCGGGATCAAAACTCTCTCCCACCTGGAGCTGTTGAACATTCCTGGCTGGAGGGACACACTCCTTGGACTCAAAAGGAAAGGAGCTGATAGAAAAGATCACAGGACTGACCCAAAAGAAGGGTGAGCTGCAAAAGGCAGAAGCAGACCAACTCATCTGGGGGAGATGAGACATCACAGTAAAGATGGTGCAAAGATCACTATGTGgaaattagcaaaaaaaaataaaaaattaaaaaatccttgGCCAGACTGGTCAAGGCATTTATGACAAGTCTCTCTCAGGTGCATTTTCTGATGTCTAATAAGGTTTGAGCGCTAATTGCAGCGTTTCCCACCCTCAGAGCATGTGTGGGCTGTCTATCTGGTGTGGATTCTCCTATGTCTAATAAGATGTGAGCTCTGATtgaagcatttcccacactcagagcatccataaggtttctcaccAGTGTGGATTCTCCTATGTGTGATAAGTTGTGAGCTCCGATtgaagcatttcccacactcagagcatccataaggtttctcacctgtgtggattctcctatgTGTGATCAGGCTAgagctctgattgaagcttttcccgcactcagagcatgtgtagggcgtctctcctgtgtgaattctctgatgtgtgatcaGGGTAgagctctgattgaagcttttcccacacatGGAGCACGTGTAGGGTCTCTCACCCATGTGGAGTCTCTGATGTGTGGTAAGGGCTGAGCTATAACTGAAGTGTtccccacactcagagcatgtgtagggcatTTCTCCAGTGTGGATTCGCTGATGTGTGATAAGGTTTGAGGTCttattgaagcttttcccgcacttgGAACATGTGTAGGGCCTTTCTCCTGTATGGATTCGCTGATGTGAGATGAGCGCTGAACTATCAAtgaagcatttcccacactcagagcagcCATAAGGTTTCTCACCCGTGTGGATTCGCTGATGTGTGGTAAGGGATGAGCTATAACTGAAGCGTTTCCCACATTCAGAGCACATGTAGGGtctctctcttgtgtggattctctgatgggtggtcagggcagagctctgattgaagcttttcccacactcagagcatgtgtagggtcTCTCACTGGTGTGGACTCGCTGATGTGAGATGAGGGCTGAACTACCAATGAAGCGTTTCCCACACTCAGCGCATgcgtagggtttctctcctgtgtggattctatgATGTGTGATAAGGTGTGAGTGCCaactaaagcttttcccacactcagagcatatgtagggcctctctcctgtgtgaaTTCGCTGATGTGAGATGAGGGCTGAACTATCAATGAAGTGTTTCCCACACTCAGGGCATCCATAAGGTTTCTCGCCAGTGTGGATTTTCCTATGTGTAATAAGGTGTGAGTTCCGACTGAAGCGTTTtccacactcagagcatccataaggtttctcacccATGTGGATTCTCCTATGTGTGATAAGGTGTGAGCtttgattgaagcttttcccacactcagagcacatGTAGGGtgtctctccagtgtggattctcctATGTGTGATAAGGGCTGAGCTCCAATTGaaccttttcccacactcagagcacatGTAGGGTGTCTCTCctctgtggattctctgatgtatgAGAAGGTCAGAGCTCccattgaagcttttcccacattcatGACATGTGTAGCATGTTCCTTCCAAGTTGATTATCTCGCATGTAATAAGGTCTGAGTGactattaaagttttcctctggCCTGTGATGACTCTCACAGGCTTTTGCTTTTTCTGGGAGTGCACAACTCCTGGAATCATTCCCTTTGGAGCTTCCTGATAATGTTGCATGTGGTTCTACTTGCTCGGCATCTTCCTGCTGGGGTTTCTCCTCATTCTCACTCACCATCCCAACACctgatgggagacagagagaatccagagaGAGGTCACTCCCTGCGccagagagaaaggaaatctgAGAGAAGAATGGAAAAAGGGATGAACAAACCAAAATATGTGCAGGAGAGATCAAACCTCTCAGGAGCTGATTTTCCCCAAACCATTCACCAGAGGAGACAggaagggatcagttctgggttcgCATCTCACCAGAACTCTCAGGGGAAAGTGAGATTGGGGAGGAACATGCTGCCAGTTGTCAGACAGGATAGGTGGGAAGCCATGAGTGACCTCTGCCTAATGATTCTGCATCTCCTGGGAACAATCCTGAAATTGGAGAGCTCACAAGGTCTTTGTAGGGAATCCCAAATGTTTCCTGTATTCACGGACAGTTTTTG
This is a stretch of genomic DNA from Chelonoidis abingdonii isolate Lonesome George chromosome 21, CheloAbing_2.0, whole genome shotgun sequence. It encodes these proteins:
- the LOC116829821 gene encoding uncharacterized protein LOC116829821 isoform X1, coding for MFSARPLHPSRDQRRKMAAVKPFEGPVTFEEVAVYFTREEGALLDPTQRTLYRDVMQEKYETVVFLGFPVSNRDVILQLEQGKEPWVPDLHNSEKKVLPRAPGTGSDLSLDSLCLPSGVGMVSENEEKPQQEDAEQVEPHATLSGSSKGNDSRSCALPEKAKACESHHRPEENFNSHSDLITCEIINLEGTCYTCHECGKSFNGSSDLLIHQRIHRGETPYMCSECGKRFNWSSALITHRRIHTGETPYMCSECGKSFNQSSHLITHRRIHMGEKPYGCSECGKRFSRNSHLITHRKIHTGEKPYGCPECGKHFIDSSALISHQRIHTGERPYICSECGKSFSWHSHLITHHRIHTGEKPYACAECGKRFIGSSALISHQRVHTSERPYTCSECGKSFNQSSALTTHQRIHTRERPYMCSECGKRFSYSSSLTTHQRIHTGEKPYGCSECGKCFIDSSALISHQRIHTGERPYTCSKCGKSFNKTSNLITHQRIHTGEMPYTCSECGEHFSYSSALTTHQRLHMGERPYTCSMCGKSFNQSSTLITHQRIHTGETPYTCSECGKSFNQSSSLITHRRIHTGEKPYGCSECGKCFNRSSQLITHRRIHTGEKPYGCSECGKCFNQSSHLIRHRRIHTR
- the LOC116829821 gene encoding uncharacterized protein LOC116829821 isoform X2 — its product is MFSARPLHPSRDQRRKMAAVKPFEGPVTFEEVAVYFTREEGALLDPTQRTLYRDVMQEKYETVVFLGFPVSNRDVILQLEQGKEPWVPDLHNSEKKVLPRAPGTGVGMVSENEEKPQQEDAEQVEPHATLSGSSKGNDSRSCALPEKAKACESHHRPEENFNSHSDLITCEIINLEGTCYTCHECGKSFNGSSDLLIHQRIHRGETPYMCSECGKRFNWSSALITHRRIHTGETPYMCSECGKSFNQSSHLITHRRIHMGEKPYGCSECGKRFSRNSHLITHRKIHTGEKPYGCPECGKHFIDSSALISHQRIHTGERPYICSECGKSFSWHSHLITHHRIHTGEKPYACAECGKRFIGSSALISHQRVHTSERPYTCSECGKSFNQSSALTTHQRIHTRERPYMCSECGKRFSYSSSLTTHQRIHTGEKPYGCSECGKCFIDSSALISHQRIHTGERPYTCSKCGKSFNKTSNLITHQRIHTGEMPYTCSECGEHFSYSSALTTHQRLHMGERPYTCSMCGKSFNQSSTLITHQRIHTGETPYTCSECGKSFNQSSSLITHRRIHTGEKPYGCSECGKCFNRSSQLITHRRIHTGEKPYGCSECGKCFNQSSHLIRHRRIHTR
- the LOC116829821 gene encoding uncharacterized protein LOC116829821 isoform X3, with protein sequence MVSENEEKPQQEDAEQVEPHATLSGSSKGNDSRSCALPEKAKACESHHRPEENFNSHSDLITCEIINLEGTCYTCHECGKSFNGSSDLLIHQRIHRGETPYMCSECGKRFNWSSALITHRRIHTGETPYMCSECGKSFNQSSHLITHRRIHMGEKPYGCSECGKRFSRNSHLITHRKIHTGEKPYGCPECGKHFIDSSALISHQRIHTGERPYICSECGKSFSWHSHLITHHRIHTGEKPYACAECGKRFIGSSALISHQRVHTSERPYTCSECGKSFNQSSALTTHQRIHTRERPYMCSECGKRFSYSSSLTTHQRIHTGEKPYGCSECGKCFIDSSALISHQRIHTGERPYTCSKCGKSFNKTSNLITHQRIHTGEMPYTCSECGEHFSYSSALTTHQRLHMGERPYTCSMCGKSFNQSSTLITHQRIHTGETPYTCSECGKSFNQSSSLITHRRIHTGEKPYGCSECGKCFNRSSQLITHRRIHTGEKPYGCSECGKCFNQSSHLIRHRRIHTR